A window of the Nitrosococcus wardiae genome harbors these coding sequences:
- a CDS encoding NAD(P)-dependent methylenetetrahydromethanopterin dehydrogenase — translation MKKLLLQLDTDPVPSVFDQVVAYDSGVDHIISYGGVTPDKVENLVHGLMFTRGGKQLANSAIFLGGSHVSASQQLAEAVKKCFFGSVRVSVMLDPNGANTTAAALARKIVGNYDIRAKKAVILAGTGPVGQRCALYLLKEGASEVVLTSRHISRSMAVAKEMQSRYQARITPAESRSTEDTRALLENAHVAITCGPPAVSLLPQSVWSAALTLEIMADVNAVPPLGVEEMKVTDDGVERFGKRFYGAIAIGNFKMKIHRSSITSLFKSNDCLLDEITIYDIACKIDE, via the coding sequence ATGAAGAAGCTATTACTTCAACTTGACACAGACCCGGTTCCAAGCGTCTTCGATCAGGTGGTGGCCTATGACTCTGGCGTTGACCACATCATCAGCTATGGGGGGGTGACGCCCGATAAAGTCGAAAACCTAGTCCATGGTCTTATGTTCACCCGAGGCGGTAAGCAATTGGCCAATAGCGCCATCTTCCTCGGAGGTTCCCATGTCTCGGCTAGTCAGCAACTTGCCGAAGCGGTCAAAAAATGCTTCTTTGGGTCGGTGCGGGTTTCGGTCATGCTCGATCCCAATGGCGCGAACACCACGGCGGCGGCCCTAGCCCGGAAAATCGTGGGAAATTACGATATTCGCGCCAAGAAAGCCGTTATCCTCGCTGGCACTGGTCCCGTGGGACAACGCTGTGCCCTTTATTTGCTCAAGGAAGGGGCCAGCGAAGTTGTCCTAACTTCTCGTCATATCAGCCGCTCAATGGCAGTCGCTAAAGAAATGCAATCCCGCTACCAAGCCAGGATCACACCTGCCGAGAGTCGTTCCACCGAAGATACCAGAGCCCTATTAGAAAATGCCCACGTGGCCATTACCTGTGGGCCGCCGGCTGTTTCCCTTCTCCCCCAATCCGTATGGTCAGCTGCCTTGACTTTAGAAATCATGGCAGATGTCAATGCGGTGCCCCCCCTGGGTGTAGAAGAAATGAAGGTCACAGATGATGGTGTGGAGCGCTTTGGTAAGCGTTTCTACGGTGCCATTGCCATTGGCAATTTCAAAATGAAGATCCATCGGAGCAGTATTACCTCCCTCTTTAAAAGCAACGATTGCTTGTTGGATGAGATAACGATCTACGATATTGCTTGTAAAATCGACGAGTAA